ATAGGCAGATTCCTCGGGGAGTCTCGTCTTTACTAGAAAGCAGTTGAGGTAGCTTGTGATACGATGAGACCATAAAGAGACTATTAGTGTGCTGCTGCTACCTTTACTAGAAACACCGGCCGTAGTTGTGCCATCCTTGGAGGGACCAGCGGGTTGTGTTTACTGAATCATGGTTAAATCTACCCCaccctataatacaccagttagaataaatctacagccacacaaCAAATGTCTGCTCTacagtcatgacctatgctacatccacacccatgaatgcacccagaaaatataacaccatcaaaacggatgcaccagattatctcttagtcattctctctcattactcatccacatccgacggctcatgtttagtgtgtctgcCCTTCGTCGCCCACCCGCGAACCTCCCACGTGCATGCGCCCTACAGCCACGGTTCGATCCCTAACTCCCTCAGGTTGTTTTTTACGTCTCTTTTTTGCTCGAACGAGTGCGGAACCTCATCCACCTCGCCGGCTCCTCCTCTCCCCCACGCCCAGTGATTAGCGTTCAGAATTAGTTTGATCTTCAAATCTTCAGTGTTTTTTGTATTATCGTCCAAGATTTGCAAGCAGTACGGTCACTAAACAATTAGCACAAAGACAAAACTATAATGCTGCAAATCTTCAGGATTCTTACTAAGCAACATACAATTGGACACAATGTCATTTTTTTGAAATCTGACAAGTGGAAAGTTTGCAAAGGTGAGTGATAATACATGTAGAATTTGTCAGACCATGATGCATCCTAATATAGAACAAAAGGGAAGTTAACAGGCTCAAAACTATATGTGAATCCTGCTGCACAGATATTGTATCAAATTCGACAAAAGGAGCTATGTGATGCATGAAGTAATTAAGGATCCCAATGGCTAATACTTAATTGTCTTGTTTCTGAATCATTTTGAAATTCCTACAGCTACCTTTGCTCCAAACTACAAATTGTGTTGCACAGAGGGTAAACAACACCACAAAAAGGGGAGAAAAAAGAACAGAAGAGAGGAGCACGACAAACCGTGTCCCAAATCTGGACGTCACGGATGGGCCTCTCAATATCCAGTAATTTTGCACCACATCTTCTGGGTGAACTAATCTGCACACACGACATGAAAAATGAACTAATTACTCGCAAGATCAAAGCGAAACAGTACTACATTTCCTTTATGGATGAAACAATGGAGGAAGCAAGACCCAATGGAGGAAGCAACTCCAGACATAATATCAAGTGCTAAATTCTAGAGTTGCAGAAATTTCTAAAATTTATAGTTTCATGTACAGCTAAAATCTCTGTACGGGTAAGTGTATTCAGTCACAGGCATTGCGTCAGACACCATGAGCGCAGCAACTTAAGAACAACCGTTGTATTGAGATGTTATTACCAGACGAACATGGCCTAATAACACAGCAACTGAAACACCATCTTGCATCATCTAGAACACTAATTACCTGTACTGCATCTAGCATGCAAGAAAAAGCACAATAAGGTTATGACTATGAGATTATCCGAGCAATAAATTAAGCGCGCAATCACAAATGTCAACTCAGAAGTCCTTGTCGATGCTGAAGATATGGTttgcagcagcgccgccgctaaGGATGGACATTACGGATGCCTTTTGGTACTCCCCGACGCGTTTCTCAAAGAAGCTGGTCTTGCCCTGTAGTGAGATGAGCTCCATCCAGTCGAAGGGGTTGGCGACGTCGTACATCTTCTTGTGCCCCAGCGCCATGAGTAGGCGGTTGGCGACGAACTCGATGTACTGGCTCATGAGCCAGCCATTCATTCCGACCAGCGCGACGGGGAGCGCGTCGCAGACGAACTCACGCTCGATGTCCACGGCGTCGGCGATGATCTCGCGGAGGCGGGACTCATCGAGCTTGCCGCGGCTGTGGGCAGCTGGCTCTCGGCGGCTGGAACCTGGCCCGGCACTCGGCCTACCTCGCGCGGCCCTGCGCCCGCGTGTGGCGTGCGGCCAGCCCCTCGCATCTCCCTGTGCCAGTGGCGGCATCCCCTCCCACCGGCGGTGGCGGCTCCCTTGTGCGGGCGGTTAGGGTTTGAACGCTAATCACTGGGCATGGGGGAGAGGAGGAGCCGGCGAGGTGGATGAGGTTCCACACTCGTTCGAGCAAAAAAGAGACGCAAAAAACAACCTGAGGGAGTTAGGGATCCAACCGTGGCGGCAGGGCGCATGCGCGTGGGAGGTCCGTACGAGGGCGACGGAGGGAACATGAGTCGGATGAATAACGAGAGAGAAtggctaagagataatctggtgtATTCGTTTGGATGATGTTATATTTTCTGGGTGCATTCATAggtgtggatgtagcataggtcatgactgtAGAGCTCTACATTTGTTGTGTGGCTATAGATTTATTCTAACTGATGTATTATAGGGTGGGTAGATAGATTGATAAGATCAGTGTTTTCTGAAATACATCCTTTACATGTATCACTATTTCTATGTGAAAAAAGGTAAGAAAGCTTAGAAGTTGTTATAAATTACTGTAATAAGGTATTTCAATGTATATCTTGCCTCCGACTTAAAGTAACATGGTGCATGGAGTGGTTCCGTGACACTTCACATAGAAAAGCATATATAGATGCTATGTACATGATGACGTGTCTATatataatgtaaacatgatgtatGCAAAAAATGATTAATATTGACCGTCAGCCTCAAACCCATTGTGGTCACTGCTTTTTCTAGTATCTGCATCAACTGAACCTGCGTTTATATCGGAATAAAATCTTTACTAACATGTCAGTTGCAGAGGCAAACAGAGAAATACACTAAAAATAAACATATACTTGATAGAGAAAGTAGCCAATAAAGCATAaggtatttctttaactttaaaATTGGATAAACCATGCTAGTTGTCAGCACCTTTTTTGTATCATAAATAAATTGAACAA
The nucleotide sequence above comes from Miscanthus floridulus cultivar M001 chromosome 18, ASM1932011v1, whole genome shotgun sequence. Encoded proteins:
- the LOC136524353 gene encoding ribonucleoside-diphosphate reductase small chain B-like, which encodes MPPLAQGDARGWPHATRGRRAARGRPSAGPGSSRREPAAHSRGKLDESRLREIIADAVDIEREFVCDALPVALVGMNGWLMSQYIEFVANRLLMALGHKKMYDVANPFDWMELISLQGKTSFFEKRVGEYQKASVMSILSGGAAANHIFSIDKDF